The Paraflavitalea devenefica genomic interval AAAAGCGCACTGGAGTGCTCTAAATATATGCAGTTCTATAGTGTACCAGTGCAAGGTTCAGGCAATACGTAGGTCATTCCCTGAGCATCCCCCACCCTACCCATCACCAGGAGGTAAATTTCAGGAACCAAACGAAGCAAAGGCCAGTCCCGACAATGGCCGGCCGGCCATTCCCTTATGCTGGACCAGCACCTTGAACCGCAGGCCCATATCCAGCAAAAGCGTCCGGGTAAGCTGCGCTTCTTGTAACGCTGCCTTGAGTTTATTTTCCCCCGCCGCCAGGGTTTTCCGGAGACAGGCTTTAAAGTCGAGGGCCAGCAGGAAGGCCGCCTGGCTCACCAGCCCCAACGGGGCCAGACCGTTTTTAAAGCCCCAATGACTCAACGCGGAAAAATTGATATGTGTGGTAATATCCTGCCGGCCAATCGCCCGATAGGGATCATCATTGACCTGGTGCTGGTGATAGCAAAGCAAAGTACCTGCACGCCGGCTATTGCGGTATAATTCAGCAGAAGCATAACCGTAATCAATGGTAATGACATAGCCTTTTTGTAAAGCAGCGCCAATAGATCCGATCCATTGCGTGGCTTCCAGGTTGATCTCGGTCTGAAAACCGCGCGGCAGCGCTACGTCCAACTCCCGGAAATAACCGGTCAGGGCCGCACTGGCGGGGCGCAGGGTTTCCACAAACCCATCCTGGTAATCCAGGAACACTTCCTGCAATGTATCCTGCATCACCACCCGGTGCACCGCAAAATTATCCACCAACTCATTGGAGATAATGCAGCCCGTGAGACGGCCAATGGCTTCAATGGAATCATACCAGGCTACCTTATCGGGCAGGTGCGCCCGTTGCCGGTTGCGCATGACCGGACTTTTCTCAATGATACAATACCGCAACCTGCTGTACAACTGCTTATTCTCACACAGGTAACCAAGGATATCATGACAAAGAAAACCGTTCCCCGCACCGTACTCAACGATCGTAAAGTCTGCTGCGCCCAACTGGCGCCACATTTCTTCGATCTGTTTGCCCAGCACCATGCCCATTACCGGACTGAGGCAGGAACTGGTAAAATAGTCGCCCCGCTTGCCGAATTTATCCCGGTCGGAAGTATAATAACCCAGGCCCGGATAATAAAGCGCCATTTCCATAAAATCATGAAACGAAATAGGCCCTTCTTCTTTGATGCGGTCGATGATGATCTCCTGTAAGTCCATACCGGGAAGCACAAAAAATACATGCCCGTCAGGAGGTTGCTGTGTCATCCCCCGAGCGGGGCATTTATTGCCCGGCCTGCTGTATTTTTCCTATTTTTAGTGAGTCAACGATCCGCAAATAATCTTACAATTGATCGTATATGCCATTCAACGAACAACTCGCCGACAGGGTGAGAGAGCTCATTGCCGCCACAGAAAAGAAGGTGGAAGAAAAGAGAATGTTTGGCGGCCTCTGCTTTATGGTTAATGATAAGATGTGCGTGGGCGTTGAACAGGAAAGGCTCATGCTGCGTATCGGTCCCGATGTATATGAAGAAGCGCTGGAAAAAGAGGGCTGCATACCGATGGACTTTACCGGTAAGGTCATGAAAGGATATGTCTTCGTAGACCAGGAAGTATTGACCACAAAAAAACAACTTTCGGGGTGGATCAAACTGGCGCTGGACTATAACAAAATAGCCAAAGCGGCTAAACCTAAAAAGAAGAAGTAACCACTCATATAGAATATTGATTTGCCATCACGGCAACCGGTATCTTTATAACACATCAAATTCAAATTTATCATCTATGAAATTGTATGTGTTGCTTATGGCTGTTTCTACCGGCTGCTTCCTGGCTTGTCAGAACAGCGATACCAAAACTACCCGGCCCGATGTGGTAGCCGCCAACATGGATACCACCGTACAACCCGGCAATGACTTTTTCCTGTATGCCAATGGCGGATGGATTAAACAAAATCCTATACCCGATGAAGAAAGCAGGTGGGGCATTGGCAATATGGTGAATGAAGAGATCTACAAGCGGGTGCTCACCATTAATGAAAAAGCTGTAGCCGATTCTGCAGCCGGCGGCGCCTCCAGAAAGCTGGCCGATTTCTGGCTGAGCGCAATGGACACCGTAGCCATTGAACAAGCCGGCATCACGCCCCTGCAACCTGAACTGGACAAGATCAATGCCATTACGGATATTCCTTCCCTGATGCAACTGATTGCCCGCTGGCAAACACAAGGCATCTCCCCTGCCTTCAGCCAGTTCATTTTCCAGGACAGCAAGAACAGTGAACAGATGGCGCTCTACCTGTACCAGGGCGGACTGGGTCTTCCCAACCGGGATTATTATTTCAATACCGATGAGCGCACCACCATGATACGCAATGAATACGTGAAGCATGTGGCCAAAATGCTGCGCCTGCTGGGCGATGATACAACAACAGCCGCCGGAAACGCGGCAATGATCATGAAACTGGAAACGAGGCTGGCCAAAGCTTCCCGTAAACTGGAAGCCCTGCGCGATCCCTATGCCAATTATAATAAGTTTGCCGTAACAGATATCAAAAAATTAACGCCGGCTGTTGACTGGAAAACATGGGCCACCAATTATGGCGCCGGCGCGGTAGACTCTGTCATTATAGGACAACCGGAGTTCTTTAAGGAACTGCAGGCAGCGCTCACCACTATCCCGCTGGCCGACTGGAAAGTGTACCTGCGCTGGAACCTTGTCAACAATTCGGCCGAGTTTATCAGCAAGCCTTTTGCCGACCAGGATTTTGAATTCTATTCTAAAACCATCCGCGGTGTCAAGAAACAACGCCCACGCTGGAAGCGGGTGCTCGATACCCAAAAAGGCATTATGGGCGAACTGGTAGGTCAGCTATTTGTGAAAGAGTATTTTAATGAAACGGCCAGGAAGCGCTATGAAGACATGGTGGAGGCCATCCGCACCGCTTTAAAAGACCGCATCAATAAGCTGGACTGGATGAGCGACAGCACCAGGCAGAAAGCCTTACACAAGCTGGCTACCATGAAGAAGAAGGTAGGCTATCCCGACAAATGGAAAGATTTTTCTGCTATGCAGATTGTCCGCGGACCTTATGTCATTAATATGCAACACGCCAATGCCTGGTGGCACCAATACAATATCAATAAACTGGGCAAACCTGTGGACCGTACAGAATGGGATATGCCGCCACAGGAATACAACGCTTATTACAATCCGTCCAACAATGAGATTGTATTACCCGCAGGCATCTTCACCGTGCCCGGCTACCGCGATGAAGAACTGGATGATGCGGTCGTATATGGTTATGCCGCCGCCTCTACCATTGGCCACGAGATCACCCATGGCTTTGATGATGAAGGCCGGCAGTTTGATGCCAACGGCAACCTGGTAAGCTGGTGGACAAAAGAAGATGAGCACAAGTTCATGAAGAAAGCGCAGGTAATGGTAGAGCAGTTCAACGGATATGTGGTGGTAGATACCTTGCGCATCAACGGCAAGGCAACACTGGGAGAAAATATTGCCGACCTGGGCGGTATACTCCTCGGGTGGGACGCTTTTCAAAAGACCGATCAATATAAGAAAGCAGAAAAACTAGCCGGTTATACACCTGCCCAACGTTATTTCCTGGGCTATGCACTGGGCTGGCTGGGACATACCCGCAAGGAATCGCTGGCCAATCAATTGCTCACGGATGTACATTCTCCCGCGCAATACCGGGTGAATGGCCCCATGGCCGATGTAGATGCATTCTATGAAACCTTCAACATTAAACCAGGTGATAAACTGTACCGGCCCGATAGCTTGAGGGTAAGGATCTGGTAAGAGATGAAGCCTGAAGTTTGAAGTCGGAAGTCTGATTGGTTGCTTTCAGACCTCCGGCTTCAGACTTCAGACTTCGGCTTTTTCGTACCTTAGCGGCATGGATGCCGACATTCATAGCCTGTATACCTCCGGCTTCTACCAGATACTGGATTTCAAATGCCGGTGTGTGGACTGCCGCACTTCCAAACCGGAATACAACGAGGCATTCTGCATCAGTTTTGTACGCAAAGGCAATTTCCTGTTCAATATATTCCGCCACTCCCTGGATTCTTATACCGGTTGCGTGCTGATCACCAAACCGGGTTATGAACGAACGGTGACACATACCCATACGGTACCTGATGAATGTACCATTTTTGAGTTCACCGCCTCCTTTTATGCAGCATTACTGGAGCACTATGGCCGCACAAAGTTTTTTGCCAGCAACGACCTGCACTCCACCTTGTATAAAACCAATCCGGAAACAGAGTTCCTGCACTTCTACATTGTCCGGCTCATACTTACCAAAACAGGCAGTAAGCTGCAGGTAGATAACCTGGTGATGGAAATGCTCCATAAAGTATTGGGGAATATTACGGATTATGCGCCGGACAACCGGATACATCCACGGCTCAAACAACAACACCTCACCACGATAGAGCTGGCCAAGACTTATATCACTGAACATTTTACCGATGATATTTCCCTGCAGGAGATAGCCACGCACTGCCATGTGAGCCCTTTCCACTTCAGCCGCATCTTTAAAACATTTACCCACTGCTCTCCCCACCAGTTCCTGCTGAATATACGGCTGAAGCAGGCAGAGCTGCTCCTGAAAGACACGCTGCTGCCCGTAGGCGATATCGCCTTCTCTTCCGGCTTTAACAGCATAGAACACTTCACCGCCGCCTTCCGCCAAAAATACAAATGCCCGCCCGCGAAATACCGTACTCAGCAACCTGCTATTCATTGAAGTTGTCTTTCCGCTATCAAAGCAAACGACCTCTCCCACCAATCCCATAAATCCACTTAATCCCAGTTCAGACAAAAGCAAGATTCCTTAAGTCATCCGGAAGCACGCTCAATAGCTTTGTAAAAAACAAAATAGCTATGCAAGCACCATTGATCAAGACGTTACAAAACTCCCGGAATTACACGCTGCAGGTAGCAGAGGCCATGCCCGAAAAATTGTACGATTCCAAACCGGCAGGCGCCGGTTGGAACTTCAGGGAACAGCTACACCATATTGCTTATGGTATACAGTGGTGGGAAAACAATTACATGAAGGGGAATAAAACCGATTGGCAACCACCTGCTACCAAAAAGAACAAGAAAGAGATCATGGCCTACCTCAACGAAGCCTATGATGGGTTGCAGCAAACCCTGGAACAGGGAAAACTATCAGCAGATGCCGTACAGGGCTTTCATGCCACCATTGACCATATCACCCATCACCGCGGGCAGGCAGTACTCCACCTGCATGTGCAGGAAATAGAACCACCGGAGTACACCTATTAAAAACAAGTCAGTAACCGGCGCTCAGGAGTTTACCGGTTACAGCATTCGTGGCCAATTAAAAAAATGCAGGGGAATCAATTGCTTGCCCCCCTGCATTGTGTACAAATACTGAAAAACCTACTTAACCAACTGTACTTTTTGTGTACAGCTATTATTGGTTGCTACCACCCGCAATACATACATGCCTGCCGGACAGGAACCATCAGTACCCATTTGTACTGTTGATATCCCTTTCTGAACCGGTATGATCTTTTTACCTACCTCCCTTCCGTTCATATCCACCAAAACAGCAGTAACAGGTCCGGATACCGGCGACTGGTATTTAAAAACGATACTGCCCCTGGCAGGATTGGACAGCAACGCCAGTTGCGGCGCAGCATCCTCGTTTACGATCTTTACAATATTGGAATACCGCACTGCTCCGGCAGTACTGACTATTTTCAAGCGGTACAATACAGCACCCTGAACAGCATATTGATCCTTGTAAGCAAAACCTCCCTGAACAGTCTGCCGCTCGGGGAAGAACAAAGCCTGTGTTGTAAACGCTGACCCTGCTTCGCTGCGCTGAATTTCATAATGGTCCGCAGCGCTGCTATTGGCATCGGTCCAGGCAAGTTGCACCTGTTGAGCCGTTGCATGATAACTGCCCGATAAGGTAGCAGATGAGGTCGCCAGTAAAGCAGCGATGAAAGTGCCTTTGCTGGAGAACACGTCCCGTCCGCAACCATCGGTCAGGGTAACCGTAACGATACAGGCGCCGCCACCCTGTGGCGCTGTATAGGTTACTGACTGGTTATTGGTGCTGGAAAAAGTTCCTCCGCAGGTAGCCGACCATTGAATGGTATAATTGCTGAGGTCTATTCCGGGAGGTACAGCAAAGGAAAGCTGATAGGGTTGATTAGGCATGATCACCTCGGGAAGCCCGCTTACCTGCGTATTGAATTCTGCAAAACGATCCACTGCAACATAAAAGGAATAATTAAAAAAGGCCCGTTGTGCTGCCACGCGTTCTGCCTCTGTTCCATTGGAATTATGATCATGGCCGGCCTCATACATTACATAGCCGCGGTCCTCATCACCATACGCACGGCCATAGGCAACAATAGCAGCAGGCCCTGCCGACAAGGAAGGCACTTTTTCGTTGCTGATATCATATACGCCCAAGCTGGTCGTATTGCGCCAGGCGCCTCCCAATACAGGCAAATAAGTTTTTTCTGAACCAATATTGGTGGCTTCGTCCAGGGTGCCCATGAACTGCATCACAGGATGGCCATGGTCCTGGTACTGGTAAGGAGGAGAAGCATCTTTTTTATGCAGGCTCCAATCCACCAATCCCGCCGTACTTAGAAAATTCATTTGTATAGTATTATCCGGACTGGTCATATTTTCCAATTCGCTTACCGCATGACAGGCCGCCCAGATATTACCTTTATAGTCCCTGTTCCAGTAATAAAGATTATTGTGTGTGCTCCAGGCCGGATCGGCATGAGGCATTACAAAAATATCGTCGCAGGCATTCAACTGGGCAGGCGTTTTCCAGTTGGCAGTATCACCACCATAGGCAGACGCAGGAATACCAGCATTCATGAAATAATTGGCGGCAATAATGCCGTTTTGCTTATCCATGGTCCAGTTGGGCGCATAATAAATAGTCTTAAAAACATCCAACACCATTTGGCTCACCGAAGTTTCTACTACCACACCCTGTGCCTGCCATGAACTGATCACATTATTGACCGTGGTTGTCCTGAATTCAAAAGGAACAATGAAGGTGCCTCCATGGTAGTCAATACCATTGTGCGTAAAATCAGCGCCATCCTTTGTTTTACCGGTATTGATCACCCACTTTACAGGTACTTTATGATTTTTTACGAGGTCGTAGACCAACCCATACGGTTTTAAAGAATTATTAATAGTTTGAGGCGTAACGCCCATTCTGATAAGGAAAGAACCGGCTTTGATGGTGTCCTGGGCACCCCAGCAATGCATAACAGTAAAGAGAATGATAATGCAGATGAATACGAAGGAAGGGTATAACTTCTTCATACGGTACGATTTTAGGGTTTACGATATAGCAATCGTTTCTCAGGAGGAAATGGACAAAGAATGTGTCACGGGAGATTGGACATTGCGTGGAAGAAAGAAAGCATGCTTTTTCCGGAATATGCTCGTGCAGATAAGATCAGTGGATCTGTAGATGATTAGATACTGTAAAACTATATAGCTTTATTTTTCCATGCAAGCTTTTACTAATATTATCCTCAACATAATGACTTCCGTCAAGTTGATAATAAACTGGCTAAGTATAATGACTTATGTATAAATATAATAGGAGCCTGGTCAGGGGATCGTAAACCTACACCGTTAGTTTTTCATATACATCGGTGAACTCAATACCCAGGCCCGGCTGACCGGAGAAAACGA includes:
- a CDS encoding class I SAM-dependent methyltransferase; amino-acid sequence: MTQQPPDGHVFFVLPGMDLQEIIIDRIKEEGPISFHDFMEMALYYPGLGYYTSDRDKFGKRGDYFTSSCLSPVMGMVLGKQIEEMWRQLGAADFTIVEYGAGNGFLCHDILGYLCENKQLYSRLRYCIIEKSPVMRNRQRAHLPDKVAWYDSIEAIGRLTGCIISNELVDNFAVHRVVMQDTLQEVFLDYQDGFVETLRPASAALTGYFRELDVALPRGFQTEINLEATQWIGSIGAALQKGYVITIDYGYASAELYRNSRRAGTLLCYHQHQVNDDPYRAIGRQDITTHINFSALSHWGFKNGLAPLGLVSQAAFLLALDFKACLRKTLAAGENKLKAALQEAQLTRTLLLDMGLRFKVLVQHKGMAGRPLSGLAFASFGS
- a CDS encoding TfoX/Sxy family protein, which codes for MPFNEQLADRVRELIAATEKKVEEKRMFGGLCFMVNDKMCVGVEQERLMLRIGPDVYEEALEKEGCIPMDFTGKVMKGYVFVDQEVLTTKKQLSGWIKLALDYNKIAKAAKPKKKK
- a CDS encoding M13 family metallopeptidase, which gives rise to MKLYVLLMAVSTGCFLACQNSDTKTTRPDVVAANMDTTVQPGNDFFLYANGGWIKQNPIPDEESRWGIGNMVNEEIYKRVLTINEKAVADSAAGGASRKLADFWLSAMDTVAIEQAGITPLQPELDKINAITDIPSLMQLIARWQTQGISPAFSQFIFQDSKNSEQMALYLYQGGLGLPNRDYYFNTDERTTMIRNEYVKHVAKMLRLLGDDTTTAAGNAAMIMKLETRLAKASRKLEALRDPYANYNKFAVTDIKKLTPAVDWKTWATNYGAGAVDSVIIGQPEFFKELQAALTTIPLADWKVYLRWNLVNNSAEFISKPFADQDFEFYSKTIRGVKKQRPRWKRVLDTQKGIMGELVGQLFVKEYFNETARKRYEDMVEAIRTALKDRINKLDWMSDSTRQKALHKLATMKKKVGYPDKWKDFSAMQIVRGPYVINMQHANAWWHQYNINKLGKPVDRTEWDMPPQEYNAYYNPSNNEIVLPAGIFTVPGYRDEELDDAVVYGYAAASTIGHEITHGFDDEGRQFDANGNLVSWWTKEDEHKFMKKAQVMVEQFNGYVVVDTLRINGKATLGENIADLGGILLGWDAFQKTDQYKKAEKLAGYTPAQRYFLGYALGWLGHTRKESLANQLLTDVHSPAQYRVNGPMADVDAFYETFNIKPGDKLYRPDSLRVRIW
- a CDS encoding helix-turn-helix domain-containing protein, with amino-acid sequence MDADIHSLYTSGFYQILDFKCRCVDCRTSKPEYNEAFCISFVRKGNFLFNIFRHSLDSYTGCVLITKPGYERTVTHTHTVPDECTIFEFTASFYAALLEHYGRTKFFASNDLHSTLYKTNPETEFLHFYIVRLILTKTGSKLQVDNLVMEMLHKVLGNITDYAPDNRIHPRLKQQHLTTIELAKTYITEHFTDDISLQEIATHCHVSPFHFSRIFKTFTHCSPHQFLLNIRLKQAELLLKDTLLPVGDIAFSSGFNSIEHFTAAFRQKYKCPPAKYRTQQPAIH
- a CDS encoding DinB family protein, coding for MQAPLIKTLQNSRNYTLQVAEAMPEKLYDSKPAGAGWNFREQLHHIAYGIQWWENNYMKGNKTDWQPPATKKNKKEIMAYLNEAYDGLQQTLEQGKLSADAVQGFHATIDHITHHRGQAVLHLHVQEIEPPEYTY
- a CDS encoding T9SS type A sorting domain-containing protein, with protein sequence MKKLYPSFVFICIIILFTVMHCWGAQDTIKAGSFLIRMGVTPQTINNSLKPYGLVYDLVKNHKVPVKWVINTGKTKDGADFTHNGIDYHGGTFIVPFEFRTTTVNNVISSWQAQGVVVETSVSQMVLDVFKTIYYAPNWTMDKQNGIIAANYFMNAGIPASAYGGDTANWKTPAQLNACDDIFVMPHADPAWSTHNNLYYWNRDYKGNIWAACHAVSELENMTSPDNTIQMNFLSTAGLVDWSLHKKDASPPYQYQDHGHPVMQFMGTLDEATNIGSEKTYLPVLGGAWRNTTSLGVYDISNEKVPSLSAGPAAIVAYGRAYGDEDRGYVMYEAGHDHNSNGTEAERVAAQRAFFNYSFYVAVDRFAEFNTQVSGLPEVIMPNQPYQLSFAVPPGIDLSNYTIQWSATCGGTFSSTNNQSVTYTAPQGGGACIVTVTLTDGCGRDVFSSKGTFIAALLATSSATLSGSYHATAQQVQLAWTDANSSAADHYEIQRSEAGSAFTTQALFFPERQTVQGGFAYKDQYAVQGAVLYRLKIVSTAGAVRYSNIVKIVNEDAAPQLALLSNPARGSIVFKYQSPVSGPVTAVLVDMNGREVGKKIIPVQKGISTVQMGTDGSCPAGMYVLRVVATNNSCTQKVQLVK